TTGATGCATTTGTCCAGACTTTAAAAATGGgaatgtataattttttattctttttactaaaTTGGGGTCATAAGCACAAaccatggtatatctttccagaCTTAATAAagtatgtatgcatgtgcacgtgtgtgtgcatgtgtgtgcatatatatatattctttttattatatcgTAGTCGTAATTCCTGAGCTGCCATACTTTTGAGTTctgcactttttaatttttttggcctCTAGTCCCACAGCCAAGCTATCAGCTGTCGCTCCTTTCTGTTCTGAATGTGTCTGCCTATAGCAGCAGTCTCTCCTGCTCTTCTGTGGGCTAGTAAACCAGATAAGAGAAGCTCACTGGAATTGTGTgtgtaaaaaaaaacaaaagtggtGGAGAGGGGCCAATACACTCAGAGCCAGCCCCAGGGTAAGGGGTGAGCGCTGAGCACAGGACCTGAGTTTCCATACATGAAATGCATGTCAATGATTTTGGCAATTTAAAGGCTGCTGATTTCCAGGTTCCTGACTCGGTTTTGGACAGCTGAAATTTCCAAATAACTGACCTTTGACTATGAGCAGTGTTATAACACTTAGCCAAGAAAAAAGCCACTCCAAGTTGATAGTAAGCACTCAGTGCTGCttagaaactttaaaatgaaaagttctgGGGTTATTTTTTTAAGCCCAGGAGAGCCCATAGTCcaaaaaaattccatttcttaGTTTATAAGTCAttcactggcacagatgtcattTTTCAGGGATTTTGTCTGCTTATAACTCTCAAGTAGCTGCTTGCCTGTTTAAAGGGTATCTGTGGGCTCCCCTCTTTTAAGATCCTATAACACGAAAAGGACAGAGATTGGGGACAATGGGGAAGCTTGGGGACAAGCAAGTTTCCCTCTTGTCATTGAAAGAAGAGCCTTGGCCCCGAGTAGGCAGGCAGGgtgcaggcaggcaggaaggctgGGCTCGCAGTAAAAGCCCAAGAAAATCAGTGTCAGATTCAATCACAGGAATGGAAATTTCCTGAATCCTTGTGGTTAGCATCAAGCTGGGTTTGCTGCTACACTTAGAGGAGTGACAAAGAAAAGCCACCAAGTCTTCTCATGTCAGCATTCAAGGATCCAGAGGCAGGGACTAGGGCACCTGTGGCCCAGAAGTGTGGCTTAAAGAGGAGCCCAGCTTCGTAGTGCCCTGATGCCTTTTGCAGAATCCAGAGCACATGTTCTGGAAGGTTCACAGGCTCCTGGGCTCCCGTTGCACCCCCAAAATGGGGAGGAGCCAAGCACCTGCTCAGCCAGCCACGTGGAAATTCAGAGCCTGCCCTGCCAAAGAAAACACCCCTGGTTggcccccacccctacccccagcaTTCGTGCTCAGAAGGACCTGTCTCTTCCCGCTCAAGGCCTGCCAACCAGATGTGGGCCTGAGTGATAGCAGGGCAGGCCCAAGGAGCCAGGGGACCATTTGATCTGCAGTTAGGACCTGGGCACACCCCACCTTCTCTGCCTACTTCCTCTTGACAACTGCACAGATGAAAAGCACTTTTAGAGGAAAAGGGTCCCACAGTTCATCTTCATGCCCTGAATGACCAGATTGTCAAAGGGTGCATCACTTCGGAAAGGTTTGGCTGCGCCAATGCCATCGCTCTGGAGCAGTTAGCTTCACTCTTGCTTTAGGAGCCAAAGTTCGGAGTGGGGTACAGAGTACAGTTACTCTAAGTGTGGACATTACTTCAAACATGTTTAGAGCAGGGAGACTACAATGAAAAGGTATTTGGAGGACACCATGTGACAGCAAAGCCATGAGACAGAGGAGAGAGTCTTACTCCCCAGCCACCCCCATACAATACAGCCCCCAGCCAGGACTGCCGCTTCTGATGTCAGAACCGGGCTGTGGTCTCTGCTCAGTTGAGGGCTGTCTCTGAGCCTCCAGACCCTCTCTCCATGAAATGGCTGGCGATGTCTGACAGCGGTAGGAAGGATAGGTGGAGCCGAGAATGGAGGTGGGAGAGCACCGTCTGACGCTCTCTGCATAGCCTTGGGGAACACCCTGGGGGGTCAGAGGTTAGAGGCCCACACCAGGGCCCCCTTCACCTGCACACACTGGTTGGCCTAGTACTCATTCTACACTGTCCAGGTTGGCTCTTCTGTCCAGTCAGGGAAAAAGCTGCCCTCCAGGTATCCTTTCCTGCTGAGAAAACCCATTAGTACTCATCACTTTCAGCTGGCTCTATCTGTGCCAGGCCAGGTGACGGGCTGTCTCCTTCAGCTCATCTCCCTCCAACACCCTCGCATACTGAACTCTAATAAAGCGATAACGAAACCATAAAATGCCATAGTGAAGAAGATGGGAGGAGGGTCATCAACGGACGAGGGTTTTCAAGAAATTTGAAGAAGACAGGAGGTAGATGGTGGAATGATGACTGACAAGCATAGAATGGAAAGCCACCGCCTAGAATAAAAATGCCTCAGGAATGCTGGAGCTGATACAGAGCAGGTCCGCAAGGCAGAACCGGGCAGGGGTTCAGGATTTGAAATACCAGGTACCATAGAAATCAGAGTGATAAAATGGTGCAAAAAAATGGGGACGGCTGAAAGAATTGCTCACAATGGGCCCACCCTCCAGCCATTGCCTGGCAAAAGAGCTTGGACCCAAGCCAAAATAGGGAAGCTCATCTTTAAAGATTCTGCCCCTTGTGAAAATGCAACAAGCAGTAGAATGGAGCGTCCTCTAAGCTGTTCTTGGTGCTGAATTTATACCTTAAGGGGGCAGTGGGGTGGCAAGTGGAGAGGGGGTACCTGATCACCAAAAAATGAGAGTGATGTGCCAAGGTCTCCACCGTGCAGGTGGCCCCACTGTCAGGTAAGCCAAGGGATAAGACCTGCCCTGGCCACCTCGCCTGCTAATGCCGGGGCTGCCTTGTGCATGGCACAGCAGGGAAACACCATCATCGGGAGTGGGACCTCATCCCAGTAGACGCCCCTGGGCTCCGTACCCCAAACCGGCAGGCCATGCCCCACCAGCCCAGGGCTTCCACCCCAGTGAATCCCACTCTCTCCAGCCAGTCAGCTGCACTCGGAGCCTCTGCTTCCCTCAGACAGGATAGAGTTCACCCTCTTTGGGCTCTAAAAGCCCTACCTGTTTTCCTCTCCAGAACCTGGTCCCCAGAGCACACTGGATTCTGAGCTGGAGCAGGTGCCCTGCTTGGCCATAAAACTTTCCCCTCTGTGTTCTCTCTCGTCTCTCATAATTTTTCTTCTATAACATGCCGGAAGTCTTGAGAACACTGGGCTGTGATGAGTGACTAAGCTCCCACTTCACGCTCACAAGTGGACGATACATGATATAAAACGTAAACACGTGCGTATTTTCGAGAGAAGACAATGTGTTTGAAGCCTTCCACCATCGGGGTTTGTTGAACAGGATGTGTCAGGTATTACAGCAGTGTGTGCACATGTTTTAATTGCAGTAAAAAAGCCTTTTTCCCACAAAGTCTTGTATGGAAGCCCAATGCACAGAACTGATTAAGAAGAAGCTGCTCTGACAGAGCAGGGGAGGGGAACGAAGGCCCATCTGCTCAGCTCACCATCCCTTCCCTCCTTGTGGCCCAAGTGACTTCCTAAAATGAAATTTCCAGGGAGCACAGTTAGCAACTCAACTCAGAACAACTAAAAAGCTGACtatatgaaaaaagtaaatatctTACTTTGTAAAacgtaaaataaaaaacatgagcAATGATCCTTACCTGCGCACTTGTAAACACTGACCAATAGAATCCTAAGCAGATTCAGCCAGGCAGAACTCAACCAccatcttcatcatcaccatcatcctcgCCTACATTTAATGAGAGGTAACCGTGAGCCGGGGTTAAGTGATCCACATACATTCTGTCATTCAACCCAAACAACAAAACCACGAGGCCAGTGTTgctattattcacattttaaagaatttgacCATCTCGTAGCTAGTAGGTGACAAGCACCAAGATGCAAGCCCAGGTCTGGACTCTCCCCCTTGCATGCTCTTAGCCACTGTTCCACCAGTCCCCATAATAGCACTTGTGTccttctttatgtattttctgaACTTTTTACTTGTATTAACTACTTTCATAATAACAAGCCTATTTTAATTTGAGACCAAAATAAAACAGGTAGTAAAGGAGAGCCGGTTCCTTAAGTTCTAGAGAAGTGGGCAAGCCAAGAATGCCCTGGGCAACTCATCAAGCCTGGGGTCACCAGGCAGGTGACCCCCAGTGTCACAAATAGAGGGCTCAGAGGAAATTCCTCACCCCAAGAAGGCTCAGAGCTCCTTAATCAGCCAGGTCCATCCAGCCTTATTCAGCTTCCTCCCTTCCTACTCATCAGAAACATTAGAAAGGCTTATTACTCTTGATATAACCAAACACTGTCATACAACTACactgagaagggagagagaaggagggaatgtAAATGGGATGTCAAGTAAATGTGATGTAGAACGTAATGTAAAGAAGGAGACATGGTTTGTGGAGCCATGAGACCTGAGACACAGCAGATGGGAAGTGCCTAGTGTTGTGGGAAGAACACTGGATTGAAATAGAAGACCTGGGTTCCAACCTTGGCTCTGGCACTCCAAACTCTGTAGCCTTTGGTAAGGtgcataacctctctgagcccctttAGCCCACAAAGGGCAGGTATCCAGACCCTACATAACCAACAAGATGATTAAATGATGTAGGTCCCAAGCCAGTGATACAAATTAACCTCATGGTGATGATACAAGGGGTGAGCACCTGAGCAGTCTGGGCCAGGTAGGTGAGAGCCATGGAAAGACCGAGCCCTGGATAATAGATGTAGGTGTCTTGCCTTGAGCCTAAGCCCAAGCCTCCACACTTGAACCAAAATTTCCTTTCCCCTCCACGCTGTTCTCAAGTTCTGAGACCATGGAGTATACACTAGGGTTCTGTGGACTTGAAAGAGAGGTGGGTGTCCCCCCATTTGAGGCTCACCCAGACCACGAACCCATCAGACCCTGCTGTCGGCCCTCTTGAACAAAGTCCTTCCTCGATTCTTTCCAATCTAAAAAAACTCTCCAAATTACATAGCGTTAGTACCAAACCTTAGATGCAAAAGAGAAACTTCCATTCCTTTCTCCAGGGCAGGATCCAGCTCACCACCACGTCAAGCTTTGTCACAGGTCTGGTCACAGTTATCACTTTAGGACAAGCAGGTCCAGCCTTCCCAGGAACCAGCCCAGCATGAGGCCATTTTTTCCAGGCTCTGAGCATTTAGAATAACTCACAGCCCTGGGGCCAGCTGCCAACTGCCTGGTTGCCAAGGGtcccttttccccttcctctccctggaatCAGAACTTGCACTGGTTTGGGGATGGGAGAGGTCTGGCAGGTGCATGCTCCCCTGGGACTGCCAAAGGACCTCTTCCTCCCATCTCCCATGACTAGACCCACACCCCATCGGACAGCATTGTTCTTGCTGGTATGTCACCATGTGAAGAGATAGAAAGATGCCCTGTGAAGCAGCCCTGGGCAGAGAACCCAAAACAAGACTCCAGACTGGATCCAAGGCACCCCAACCAGTATTGAGATGCAATGGGGGCTTTAGTCTGGAATCTCCCCAAAGGTCCCAAGGAACATAGCCTGTCTTCCGCATAAACAGCACACAGGGGTGAACACACAGACCTGCAGATTCAATCCCCCCAAAATAAAGTTCATTCTTTGGTACTTCATATTTGGCAAGGGTTAATCATAAGGTCAATTCATACAATGCTTAAATTAGTAAACTACATCTGGATCGGAGAAAAGCTCATAGAGACCAGCTTTGATCCCATGAGCACAAGGTAAGGGACCAAAGAGGGGAGACAGCAGAGGAAGAGTTAAGAGGAGAAATTAGCCAGCCAGTgattaaatgttattttccttGAGTCAAGTGATTCTCATTTTATTCGTGTCCTGGAAATGATGacgaagattttttttttttcattttggggaaTTCTTTTTTTGTCCAATGAATAACTCAATCATCTGCTTTTAAAAGTGTTGTGCAATTTCTAAATAACAACTCTTAAAAAATCAGGCTGACACTGCCAACTCCTGCTGGTTGGGGTTTTCCGAATCACCTACAGAAAGACTGCTGCTGTGCCGAGAGCCTGTCTGGGAAACTGGCCTGTATAtcctgtgccccaaagcatccaTTTCCTCAAACGTGTAGCCAGGGGGCTCAGGGTATGAAGCCAGGCACCTGCCCATTTCCTTAGGAGTAAAGCTGACTGTGTACGTGGTCTGTCCCTCCACGGGGATATTTGCTCGAGGGCCAGACCAGGGGGGCTTACAGCTTTTGGTATTGATGGGTGGGTGGGGCACATAATGGGCCCGTGTGGTGGTCAGGCAGTCCAAGGGGTCTGTAGGAAAGTTCAGCTGCGGAATGGGCTTGACTGGCTCTGTGCGCTTGCTGGCCCACTGCTTGTAGTCATCCTTGGTGGTGGTGGAGCTTTCGAAGCGGCCACCCTTCTTGACCGAGAGCACTGGTCGGCAGGACTGGGCTGGGGCACCCTTAGCGTATGTGTAATGGGACTGCACTGTTGTCAGAAGGTCCATCTTTTCTTCGGGAGGGACATAGGTGATAGGAGCTTTGGAGAACACCTGGGGTGTTGGCCAAGCTTGGTACTTATCTCGAAACTCCGTGGTGTTAGAGAAAGGCGTGTCtagagcacagggcctggctggAGGTTTCAAGCTCTTGGCTGGCTCCCCCATCAGGCCCCGGTAGGCCTCTTTGTGGGTGGTGAGGCTTTCAAAGGGGATTTCACAGGGTCTGAACTTCTCCGCCTCATACACAAAGCGCTTCTCCACAGGGTGGGCCACATAGCTCATTTTGTAGTTAGTCAGATCCTCCAGGGGGATGTTACAGAGCTTAGGCACAACCGGAGGCTTACAGCTTGTGGTGTTCACTAGGCCCTTTATAGAGTAGTCATCCTGATGTGTTGTTCTACTATCAAACTTAGTTGACGCTGGCCGGTAGCTGTTGTCTGGACGAAGTAGCTCTCGTCTTGGTTGGTTCCAGGGTAAATAATCAgctgaaaataaaacagaagtggTAATTACTCATAAATCAAGCCAATCAACCTGCATGTATTCCAAGGGGTCCCAAAGCCACAAGCCAGTCTCCAGTGAGATGttcctggagacaaaggaaaaacagagtGGATCCCGGCCACCACCTCAACCAAGGGCTTGATGTTTCAACTTTATGTTATTTGTGGGTTACTGTGCAGAAGAGACACATTTACAGGAGTCTCATCACACCCATAATGCTGCATGCAGGGATTTTAGAGGGCCCACAGCCATGGGAGGATCCAGGGAAATTAATTCCAGCAGAGGAGTCTGGCTTACCCTGGTCCGAAACAGTTCTGTTCCTCTATGGGGAAGGAGCCTCCTCTGAATCAGCACAGAGTGACTGGGAACACGCATGTGGGGTAGTGAGACAGGGGATTCACAGCCCACCACTGCTGGGCCAGCAGCAGGACCAACCAGGCCTCCCTGGTCATCCGTGGAGTGACTGCCACGATGTCCCTAGAGCTCACACATCTGATTCACATAAACCAAATATGGCATCCTGAGGAATAAAGGCATTGTGTTGGCTGGTGAGAGAATAACAGTAGCCACCACTTGTAAAGAGCTTATTATGTTACAGGCAGTGTTCTAAAGGCTTTCTATATTAACTCTTAATCTTCAGACAGGCCTAATAAGGTGGGTACTATCgatatgcccattttacagatggagaaacagaggtacagaaaatttcagaaacttgcccaaagtcacttgGCTAGAAGTAGAAAATCATGGATGCAAATCCAGATCCAGAACCCATGGTCCGACCCACTCCATTATCTGGTTCTGACAATTAAGGAACACTGACTATGGTGCCAGCCAATTGTGCTCAGGGCTTTCCATATGGAccttatttcatcttcataataACCCTCTGTAATGGGTATGatggtctccattttacagatttccaaaagcaaggctcagagaggctaagaaacttgcccaaaagTCACATGGCTAGGGAGATAAGAGTTGGAATTTAAACCACATAGTTGACCCAAAGCTGTGCTCCCATATCACAGGAGTACTATATTTCTAGATAGAATGAAGGCTAAACAAAAGACTAGTGACAAATAATCAGAAAAGATTTTCAGGAAGAAGAGAATTTCAGAATGTGTGAAAAATGAAACGGCTTGGCCAGCTATATCTAGGAGGTGGTTGTCTCAAGAGGAAGCTACACTGTGGGACAGGAATGGCCAAGACAACGGGAGGCCTGCACCCAAAGGAAATCTGCCCTAGAGATGGCACCCAGGCATCTTGAGGAGATGTCCTCAGACAGCACTGCTGGGGCTTTCTGAGTAACTTCACCACACAAATCCTCAGAGCAGCTTAGAACCCAGAAATCCAGGTAAGAAAAACGGTGCCATTCAACCACCTCGACACTGCTGCCATTCTGCTCATAACACTTGGCTCACATCCAAGTCCTACATCGTCCCCATTGCGCCCATCGATTACCAGATCTAAAGTAGCCAATATGGAACCCTAGTGAACCCTCTGAAACCACAGGGAATTCTCTTACTTACAGCTTTATAAAGGGTTAGAACCAAAGCAGCTTCCCAGGAACCTTGGGTGTATATAGCCAATGCCAGTGGAGTCCGTGGGCACACTTCCTTAGACAGCTTTGTTGCGGTATGAACTGTATAACATAAATGCACCATCTTACATACACAATGCCATAACTGTTACAGAGCTATGCAACCATCACGAGAATCCAGtaacagaacattttcatcactccaaaaatatCAAGCAAGCCCATCTGCAGTCAATCTTAATTCCCATCCTCAGGCATTAATGCCCTTTCTGAACATTTCACATAAACAGAATTGCACAATATGTAGTGTTTTGCATTTGGCTCCTTTCACTTTGCAGAATGTAACTGAGGTTCATGCCTGTTGCAGCACCCATCACTAGTCCACTCCTTTTTATTGTTGCATAATACTACAGTACATGGCTATACCAAAttgtgtttatccagtcatcaattgatggacatttgagttgtttccacttcttggctattatgaaattttctgctatgaacattcacggacaaatctttgtgtggatatacgttttcatttctcttaggtagaCATCAAGAAGCAGAACTGCTACATTATATGGCAAacctatgtttaactttttaaggtaCTGCAAACCTTTCCAAAGTAGATGTGCCATcgtacattcccactagcaatgtatgaaggttctcatttctccacatcctcaccaatacttattatctttttaattatagaCATTCCAGCGGGTGTTTAGTGGTATCTCCTTGtagtttagtttgcatttccctgatgactaatgacattgagtATCTCTGCATGTGCTTATCAGGCATTCATATGTTTTTTTTAGGTAAAATGCCTATtcaaaatcttttgcccatttttagggggcatttgttgttgttgttgttaggcATCCTGGTCCCTTCCCACCAAGAGGCACTGTGCACGCACCCTGGCCTCTGGCCTCACGGGTCTCCCTCTCTGCTGGGAGAACGTAATCATGTTTAGCAGCACCTAACATCGACTGAGCGTTTACTATGACCCACACACTTCCCCAAGGGCTCTCCGCGTtgtttggtaaggaagattggccctgagctaacttctgttgacaatcttcctctttttgcttgaggaagattgtcactgagctaacatctgttccaatcttcctctattttgtatgtgggacaccaccacagcatggcttgatgagcggtgtgtaggtctgcccctgggatctgaaaccgTGAACCccagggcacaaacttaaccaccgtgccaccgggctggcccccctcattttttaatcaagctgtttgtcttattattgagttatgagttatttatatattttggatacaagttctCTATcactttatcttttcattttcttactagtgtcttttgaagcacacagagattttgaatttttataaagtcCAAATTTTTTCCTATGTCTTAGTCTAAaagatttatagttttaactctcaCATTTATGTCTCTGATCCTTTTTGagtatggtgtgaggtaaaggTCTAAGttcatctttttgcatgtggatatcaaattgtcccagcaccatttatcaaaatgacaattttttagcttttctggttcatttgaatttcatatgaaAAATTTAGGATCAACTTGccaatttccacaaaaaaaaaagcctgctgggattttgataggaatagcattgaatctatagatcaactgGGGGGGACCTCCATCTTGActatattgaatcttccaatccatgaacatggactgCCTCACCATCTGTtagatattatttcatttgtaatCAGCACTGTTTTATCATTTCTAGTGTACAAGttctacatttctttttaaaaatttatcccaaatattttattcattttgaggcTATTATGAAGAGagctgttttcttaatttcattttcagataatgctaatatgtagaaataaaatttgtcTATATTGCTCTTCAATAGTGATGTCTTTCCACATTCATATATTAGTTCTAGTAGGTTTTTATGGATTCCTTAGGATTATCTGCACACAAGATTATGTCGTCTGAGAATAAAGACAGTTGTACTTCTTTTCTAATCTAgattacttcttcttttctaatctaatctatttaattgtttgtttttcttgcattattgcattggctagaatAGCCAGTCAATGTTGAATGGAAGTGATGAGAGCTGACATCCTAGCCTTCTTCCcaatcttaggaggaaagcataGAGTCTTCCtgcattaagtatgatgttagctatagggtGTTTTGTGGATGCCCTTTTGCAGACTGAGGATATCTTCTTCTATTCCTAGCTTTTTGAGAGCTTTTATGGGTATCAGAGCTTGTCAAatgtgttctctgtgtctatcaATCATGGAGTTTTGTCTTTTACTTTATTAATGTGGTACATTACATTAACTGACTTACTGATGTTAAACTAACCTTTCATTCCTGGTATAAACCCCACAGCTTTATAATTACTGGTTCTGTAACTGTCTTTTCAATTAATCAAGAGAAAAGTATACATTTACCTACATAATTACCTTTACCAGTGCTCTTTATTTGTTTGCGTAGATTTGTGTTACCCTTTGGTAttatttcctttcagcctgaaggactcccttcagtatttcttgtaaggcaagtcaGCCAAATACAAATTCACCCAgactttgtttatctgggaatgtctttattttcccaTCATTTTTGAAGCATAATCTTTTACTAgttatagaattcttggttgacaatttttttcctttcagtacttgaaatatgtca
The DNA window shown above is from Equus asinus isolate D_3611 breed Donkey chromosome 23, EquAss-T2T_v2, whole genome shotgun sequence and carries:
- the SAXO1 gene encoding stabilizer of axonemal microtubules 1, whose product is MGPLKRKCICDLCSCGRHHCPHLPTKIYDKTEKPCLLSEYTENYPLYHSYLPRESFKPRLEYQKGSIPMEGLTTSRRDFGPHKVLPVKVHHPDQFVPSEENMDLLTTYKQDYNPYPVCRVDPIKPRDSKYPCGDKMECLPTYKADYLPWNQPRRELLRPDNSYRPASTKFDSRTTHQDDYSIKGLVNTTSCKPPVVPKLCNIPLEDLTNYKMSYVAHPVEKRFVYEAEKFRPCEIPFESLTTHKEAYRGLMGEPAKSLKPPARPCALDTPFSNTTEFRDKYQAWPTPQVFSKAPITYVPPEEKMDLLTTVQSHYTYAKGAPAQSCRPVLSVKKGGRFESSTTTKDDYKQWASKRTEPVKPIPQLNFPTDPLDCLTTTRAHYVPHPPINTKSCKPPWSGPRANIPVEGQTTYTVSFTPKEMGRCLASYPEPPGYTFEEMDALGHRIYRPVSQTGSRHSSSLSVGDSENPNQQELAVSA